The Lysobacterales bacterium sequence TCTCCAGTACCACTTCCTCAAGCTGGGCGTAGGCTTCGAGCTTGCCTTTCACCACGATCGGTCGGCGCTGCAGGATCTGCTGGGTCTGGGCACGGTGCGCGAGCACGGTGACGCGATGCCCGGTCTGGCGCAGCAGGCCGGCAAACACGCGCCCGACCGGTCCGGTGCCGACGACGCCGTAATGGATGCTCACTTGCGCACCTCCAGGTTGAGCACGAACACGTCCGGCGGCAGGGTGTCGTAGCGACCCTGCTCCATCGCCTCGATGCAGTCGGCGTAGCGTTCCTCGATCTTCTTCGGGATCAGCTTGAATGATGGGGTCAGTTCGTTGTCCTCGATCGAGAGCTCGCGCCCGACCACCAGCGCGCGGCGGATGGTCTCGAAGCCCGCGGCCGGGCGCGCGTTGATCTCGGCCATGCAGTTCGACAGGCAGTGCGCGAGCTGGCCGGAATCGTTCGGGTGGACGCAGCCATCGCCGCTGCCGCAACCCTCGAACGCCTGCTGGTTCGGGAACACCAGCAGGTGCGGCGTGCGTTGTCCGGAACCGAACACGTAGGCGTATTTCACGAACTGGCAGCGGGCGTGGATGCGCGCCTCGATCTGCGCCGGAAACACCTTTTCGCCGTTGCTGAGCTTGAACATGCGCTCCTTGCGCGAACAGATGCGCACGCCCTCGGGGCCGAATTCGCCGATGTCGCCGGTCTTGAACCAGCCATCGTCGGTGAACGCCGCGGCGGTGGCCTCCGGGTTGCGGAAGTAGCCGCGCATGACGTTGGCGCCGCGCACCAGGATCTCGCCGTCGGCGGCGAGTGCCACTTCGACGCCCGGGATCGGCAGCCCGACCACGCCCGGGGTGCGGTCGAGCCGGAACGGCGTCAGCGTGCAGCAAGGCGAGGTCTCGGTCAGGCCCCAGCCTTCGACCACCGGCACGCCGTGGGCGCGGAATACCTCGGAAGCGCTCAGCGGCAGCGGTGCCGCAGCGGTGAACACGAACTTGAGTTCGGGATGGAAGAACGCGCGCTCGATCTCGGCGCTGGCCTGCACGCGCGCGGCGATCTCCTGGTAGATCTTGGGCACGCTGAAGAACAGGTGCGGGCGGATCTCGGCGAAGTTCGCGAGTAGGCGATCGACGTCCTTGCCGCAGCCGTCATCGAGCGCCAGGCAGCCGCCGAAGGCGACCGCGAAGAAGCGCTCGAACAGTCCGCCGAAGCTGTGGTGCCAGGGCAGGTAGCAGAGCATGCGCAGCCCGGGTTGCGGCTGCCAGCACTGCGCCAGCGCCTGCTGCTGGCTGAGCAGGTTGTGGTGGGTGAGCTGCACGCCCTTGGGAAAACCGCTGGTGCCCGAGGTGTACATGATCAGGCAGACGCGATCGGCAGCGATTGCGCGCAGCCTGCGCTCGACCTCGGCCAGAGGCGCCGCATCGGCCTCGGCGGCGAGCACATCGCCGACGCGATCGATGCGACCGCCGGCGGCGAGGTAGGCGGTGGCGTCGTAGGGACGCGGTTCGGCGAGCAGCAGCAGTCGCCGCGGCAGGACCGCCGGATCGAGCGCCAGCACCTTGTCCGGCTGGTCGGTGACCA is a genomic window containing:
- a CDS encoding AMP-binding protein, coding for MDAPNADALPILRNAQALGAVVQNVGSLALDNAARHGAAPAFAERVNGPYLHRSWQQFGADLLRFSAWLGQPERVAFVAGNNYLRHVAELGTMAAGSISVPVFAGYPAALMGELLKFSDVELLVTDQPDKVLALDPAVLPRRLLLLAEPRPYDATAYLAAGGRIDRVGDVLAAEADAAPLAEVERRLRAIAADRVCLIMYTSGTSGFPKGVQLTHHNLLSQQQALAQCWQPQPGLRMLCYLPWHHSFGGLFERFFAVAFGGCLALDDGCGKDVDRLLANFAEIRPHLFFSVPKIYQEIAARVQASAEIERAFFHPELKFVFTAAAPLPLSASEVFRAHGVPVVEGWGLTETSPCCTLTPFRLDRTPGVVGLPIPGVEVALAADGEILVRGANVMRGYFRNPEATAAAFTDDGWFKTGDIGEFGPEGVRICSRKERMFKLSNGEKVFPAQIEARIHARCQFVKYAYVFGSGQRTPHLLVFPNQQAFEGCGSGDGCVHPNDSGQLAHCLSNCMAEINARPAAGFETIRRALVVGRELSIEDNELTPSFKLIPKKIEERYADCIEAMEQGRYDTLPPDVFVLNLEVRK